From Arcobacter lacus, one genomic window encodes:
- a CDS encoding flavodoxin produces MATAIFFGSSTGNCEEVANKIASKLGKIEVFDLSGTKIEKINNYDKIIIGSSTWGDGELNDDWEDAWSDFLKLDLSNKTIALFGLGDQESYSDEFASAMGIIYEQIKTSNAKIIGFTSTEGYYHDASKAQIEDSFVGLVIDEDNQSDLTNERIENWVNSIKSEIL; encoded by the coding sequence ATGGCAACAGCAATATTTTTTGGAAGTAGCACAGGAAACTGTGAAGAAGTGGCTAATAAAATAGCTTCAAAATTAGGAAAAATAGAAGTTTTTGATTTATCAGGAACAAAAATTGAAAAAATAAATAACTATGACAAAATAATTATTGGTTCTTCAACTTGGGGAGATGGAGAATTGAATGATGATTGGGAAGATGCTTGGAGTGATTTTTTAAAACTTGATTTATCTAATAAAACAATAGCTCTTTTTGGATTAGGCGATCAAGAAAGTTATAGTGATGAATTTGCAAGTGCTATGGGAATTATTTATGAACAAATTAAAACATCTAATGCGAAAATTATTGGTTTTACTTCAACAGAAGGATATTACCATGATGCTTCAAAAGCACAAATTGAAGATAGTTTTGTTGGTCTAGTAATTGATGAAGATAATCAAAGTGATTTAACTAATGAAAGAATTGAAAACTGGGTGAATAGCATAAAATCAGAAATTTTATAA
- a CDS encoding carbon-nitrogen hydrolase family protein, which translates to MKLIALQIKTSNNFQENLDNLKELINSCEENSLILAPELALSGFSYDRMDEASSFSIKAIEEIKELSTNKIIALTLIIKKDENFYNTLNIFHNQKIIHTQSKFKLFPLGDELTHFKSGNLEDIKIININGLKIATLICFELRFPKLWEKVKGADIILNPAMWGIKRKDHYESISKALALVNQCFVIACNSADDNMAKGSAIISPFGNVIKDDNKNKIETTFDIEEIKKVRRYIDIGLNTTL; encoded by the coding sequence ATGAAATTAATAGCTCTACAAATTAAAACATCAAATAATTTTCAAGAAAATCTTGATAATTTAAAAGAATTAATAAATTCATGCGAAGAAAACTCTTTAATTTTAGCTCCTGAATTAGCTTTGAGTGGATTTTCTTATGATAGAATGGATGAAGCTTCATCTTTTTCAATAAAAGCCATAGAAGAGATAAAAGAATTATCTACAAATAAAATTATTGCACTAACACTTATTATAAAAAAAGATGAAAACTTTTACAATACCCTAAATATTTTTCATAATCAAAAAATCATTCATACTCAATCAAAATTTAAACTTTTTCCCTTAGGTGATGAATTAACTCATTTCAAATCTGGAAATTTAGAAGATATTAAAATCATAAATATAAATGGTCTAAAAATTGCAACTTTAATATGCTTTGAACTTAGATTTCCAAAACTTTGGGAAAAAGTAAAAGGTGCAGATATTATCTTGAATCCTGCGATGTGGGGAATAAAAAGAAAAGACCATTATGAATCTATTTCTAAAGCTTTAGCTTTAGTAAATCAATGTTTTGTAATTGCGTGTAATAGTGCAGATGATAATATGGCAAAAGGAAGTGCAATTATTAGTCCATTTGGAAATGTTATAAAAGATGATAACAAAAATAAAATTGAAACAACTTTTGATATTGAAGAGATAAAAAAAGTAAGGAGATATATTGATATAGGCTTAAATACGACTCTTTAA
- a CDS encoding DUF2325 domain-containing protein, whose translation MSVLIIGGDQITQISSMLTNLGAKTINHWDARKKSSAPKKKVPQDTDCIVMLTSFLNHNTMLKYKNEAKKKNIPFICAKRSISCVYDEYVKIMGIKDCSQCYANYCGKELEC comes from the coding sequence ATGAGCGTTTTAATTATCGGTGGAGATCAAATAACACAAATTTCATCTATGCTCACAAATTTAGGAGCAAAAACTATAAATCACTGGGATGCTAGAAAAAAATCGTCAGCTCCAAAGAAAAAAGTTCCTCAAGACACAGATTGTATTGTAATGCTTACATCTTTTTTAAATCATAATACTATGCTTAAGTATAAAAATGAAGCTAAAAAGAAAAATATTCCTTTTATTTGTGCAAAAAGATCTATATCTTGCGTTTATGATGAATATGTAAAAATTATGGGTATAAAGGATTGTAGTCAATGTTATGCTAATTACTGTGGTAAGGAATTAGAATGTTAG
- a CDS encoding response regulator transcription factor, producing MLKNINKNIKVLYVEDDDIARENGIEYLENFFDTIYEASNAITALQLYEKYKPQIIITDIQMPKLNGLEFVKRVRQIDKKCQIIVITAFCDKDYLLQAIELQLVKYLVKPVNEKDFEEALLLCIKSLEEDISNIVKFDETSYFDTFNKTLVIKNELIKLRAKEILFLELLIKNKNRYVTYEEIESYIWSDSVMTKDALKTLVKNVKTKLQKDMIENLTNSGYKIGI from the coding sequence ATGTTAAAAAATATAAATAAAAATATAAAAGTTTTATATGTTGAAGATGATGATATAGCAAGAGAAAATGGTATTGAATATTTAGAAAACTTTTTTGATACTATTTATGAAGCTTCAAATGCTATAACAGCATTACAACTTTATGAAAAATATAAACCACAAATTATTATAACAGATATTCAAATGCCAAAATTAAATGGTTTGGAGTTTGTAAAAAGAGTGCGCCAAATTGATAAAAAATGCCAAATAATAGTTATTACTGCATTTTGCGATAAAGATTATTTACTCCAAGCAATAGAGTTACAACTTGTTAAATATTTAGTAAAACCAGTAAATGAAAAAGATTTTGAAGAGGCTTTACTTTTATGTATAAAATCATTGGAAGAGGATATTTCAAATATCGTAAAATTTGATGAAACTTCATATTTTGATACTTTTAATAAAACTTTAGTTATTAAAAATGAACTTATTAAACTAAGAGCAAAAGAGATTTTATTTTTAGAACTGCTTATAAAAAATAAAAATAGATATGTTACATACGAGGAAATTGAGTCTTATATTTGGTCTGATAGTGTGATGACAAAAGATGCTTTAAAGACTTTAGTTAAAAATGTTAAAACAAAACTTCAAAAAGATATGATAGAAAATCTTACAAATAGTGGGTATAAAATTGGAATTTGA
- a CDS encoding arginyltransferase, with protein MQILNQDIELFEENRECSYFDEKLSDIRYKYIYSCTIDKYQPMLERGWRRFGRMHFVPECRSCTKCVSMRIDVNNYKFSKSEKRVISKNQDTKLYIRPPSVTMEHLSLYDKYHKFMNDKKDWPYSPIDVDDYVRSYVESSENFAKEFLYMRDDKLIGVALVDILPQSISAIYCYYDHDYSEFSIGKFSILAQIKIAKELNIPYIYLGYWIKDHFSMGYKEKYSPFEILKNRPNLDEKPIWEKAEF; from the coding sequence ATGCAAATTTTAAATCAAGATATTGAACTTTTTGAAGAAAATAGGGAGTGCTCTTATTTTGATGAAAAATTGTCAGATATTAGATATAAATATATTTATTCTTGTACAATAGATAAATATCAACCAATGTTAGAAAGAGGTTGGAGAAGATTTGGAAGAATGCATTTTGTACCAGAATGTAGAAGTTGTACAAAGTGTGTTTCTATGAGAATAGATGTGAATAATTATAAATTTTCTAAATCAGAAAAAAGAGTAATTTCTAAAAATCAAGATACAAAATTATATATTAGACCACCATCAGTTACAATGGAACACTTAAGTTTGTATGATAAATATCATAAATTTATGAATGATAAAAAAGATTGGCCATATTCTCCTATTGATGTTGATGATTATGTAAGGTCATATGTTGAATCAAGCGAAAATTTTGCAAAAGAATTTTTGTATATGAGAGATGATAAATTAATAGGAGTAGCTTTAGTAGATATTTTGCCTCAATCTATTTCGGCGATATATTGTTATTATGATCATGACTATTCAGAATTTTCGATAGGAAAGTTTTCTATTTTGGCTCAAATTAAAATAGCAAAGGAGTTAAATATTCCTTATATATATTTAGGCTATTGGATAAAAGATCATTTTTCTATGGGATATAAAGAAAAATATTCTCCATTTGAAATTTTGAAAAATAGACCTAATTTGGACGAAAAACCTATCTGGGAAAAAGCAGAATTTTAA
- a CDS encoding Fur family transcriptional regulator — MLSENSYEEIIDELRKIVKQKGLKYTEQREIVLSILLHAKGHLTAEEIYNQIKKDYPTSNVGIATVYRALSFLEEVDLITSITFGTEGKKYESNSKSHHDHLICTQCARIIEFVDEEIEKRQEKIAKNNKFKITSHTMQLYGICENCQK, encoded by the coding sequence ATGCTAAGTGAAAATAGTTATGAAGAAATAATAGATGAATTAAGAAAAATAGTTAAACAAAAAGGGCTTAAATATACAGAGCAAAGAGAGATAGTTCTTAGTATTTTATTACATGCAAAAGGACACTTGACTGCAGAAGAAATTTACAATCAAATAAAAAAAGATTATCCAACATCAAATGTTGGAATAGCAACAGTTTATAGAGCGCTTAGTTTTCTTGAAGAGGTAGATTTGATAACTTCTATCACATTTGGAACTGAAGGAAAAAAATACGAAAGTAATTCAAAATCTCATCATGATCATTTGATTTGTACTCAATGTGCTAGAATTATAGAATTTGTTGATGAAGAAATTGAAAAAAGACAAGAAAAGATTGCAAAAAATAATAAGTTTAAAATTACAAGTCATACAATGCAATTGTATGGAATTTGTGAAAATTGTCAAAAGTAG
- the trpA gene encoding tryptophan synthase subunit alpha: protein MKKLVGYITASLPNNSFTVDLAFALKESGVDILELGVPFSDPVADGPVIEKANLKALNNGFKLKDLFEISSKIGQDIDTLWMGYMNPFYHYGVENFLKKAQEYGVNGTIIPDLPYEMAQKFEPLFEKYEKTNITFVAPTDSEDRVKLLVENSKKFIYMVAYTGITGSGQKEDLSLLINNVRKYTNTPLYIGFGVDEKSCKEKAVGVDGVIVGSAFVKHLIDDSLSNSEKIKRISLVAKEIKEKINE from the coding sequence TTGAAAAAATTAGTAGGTTATATTACAGCATCTCTTCCAAATAATAGTTTTACAGTTGATTTGGCCTTTGCTTTAAAAGAATCTGGAGTTGATATTTTAGAACTAGGAGTTCCTTTTTCTGATCCAGTTGCTGATGGTCCAGTTATAGAAAAAGCAAATTTAAAAGCTTTAAATAATGGTTTTAAATTAAAAGATTTATTTGAAATATCTTCAAAAATTGGTCAAGATATCGATACTTTATGGATGGGATATATGAATCCATTTTATCATTATGGCGTTGAAAACTTTTTAAAAAAAGCGCAAGAATATGGAGTTAATGGAACAATAATTCCAGATTTACCTTATGAAATGGCGCAAAAATTCGAGCCATTATTTGAAAAATATGAAAAAACTAATATTACATTTGTTGCACCAACAGATAGTGAAGATAGAGTAAAACTTTTAGTAGAAAACTCAAAAAAATTTATTTATATGGTAGCATATACTGGAATTACAGGAAGTGGACAAAAAGAAGATTTGTCTTTGCTTATAAATAATGTTAGAAAATATACAAACACACCTTTATATATTGGCTTTGGTGTTGATGAAAAAAGTTGTAAAGAAAAAGCTGTTGGTGTAGATGGTGTAATTGTTGGAAGTGCATTTGTTAAACATTTAATTGATGATAGTTTATCAAATAGTGAAAAAATTAAAAGAATTTCTCTTGTTGCAAAAGAGATAAAAGAAAAAATTAACGAATAA
- a CDS encoding transglycosylase SLT domain-containing protein: MKLKTILFIFLFIFNVFASAIDIQNLTSQQLETLKKIKEKGEEHDLGYTLMAIAIKESKLGQYMINDKTHDFGLYQANIKTVLSRHNITDTAWNRDVLASKLITDFQFATKNAIAELTYWQKIHKNDWTKVWGSYNAGFKYNSKEARDYSQDIAAIIKELKKIDV; encoded by the coding sequence TTGAAATTGAAAACTATTCTATTTATTTTTCTATTCATTTTTAATGTATTTGCGTCAGCAATCGACATACAAAATTTAACATCACAACAACTTGAAACATTGAAAAAAATTAAAGAAAAAGGTGAAGAACACGATCTTGGATATACTTTAATGGCTATTGCTATAAAAGAATCAAAACTTGGACAATACATGATAAACGACAAAACACATGATTTTGGACTTTATCAGGCAAATATCAAAACAGTATTAAGTAGACATAACATTACTGATACTGCTTGGAATAGAGATGTTCTTGCATCAAAACTTATTACTGATTTTCAATTCGCTACAAAAAATGCGATTGCTGAATTGACGTACTGGCAAAAAATCCATAAAAATGACTGGACAAAAGTTTGGGGAAGTTATAATGCTGGCTTCAAATATAATAGTAAAGAAGCAAGGGATTACTCTCAAGATATAGCTGCAATTATTAAAGAACTTAAGAAAATCGATGTTTAA
- a CDS encoding phosphomannomutase/phosphoglucomutase: MINKTIFRQYDIRGIVNEDLTYETAKLIGYYLGVHIKEKVSKPYIVVGYDVRTHSQMLFDGLISGLNLSNCKVLNIGLVATGVNYFASFQEFNINNEKIKPTASIMITGSHNAKKYNGFKITINNEPFFGDELISLYEEIAKNPNIQIPDNFSFFELDAKNLYIDFMVNQFSHLKDFKIPFIVDCGNGVANTVLCDILDKLNLNYKGIHLNPDGEFPNHHPDPTNEKNLEDLKALLIDDYNLGFAYDGDADRIAVLTQKYNIKGDMLALLFSKTMKNPVIIGEVTYSQNIFEELNHEAKTIMNKTGYSNLRLKLKELNADLAAEVSGHIFFNDRYYGYDDAIYATFRVIELLYEGINLDIELDKLPKVYTSSNIEINVNEKDKFLIIKKIDEKLKTIQRGFPIIKDIVKIDGLRINFEYGFALIRASNTNSVIVTKYEATSYATAISYKVAVENILNEVINEINSSTN, from the coding sequence ATGATAAATAAAACAATTTTTAGACAATATGATATTCGTGGTATTGTAAATGAGGATTTAACCTATGAAACAGCTAAATTAATTGGTTATTATTTAGGAGTTCATATAAAAGAAAAAGTATCAAAACCATATATTGTTGTTGGTTATGATGTAAGAACTCACTCACAAATGCTTTTTGATGGCTTGATTTCAGGACTTAATCTATCAAATTGCAAAGTTTTAAATATTGGACTAGTTGCAACTGGAGTAAACTATTTTGCCTCTTTTCAAGAATTTAATATAAATAATGAAAAAATAAAACCAACTGCTTCAATTATGATTACAGGAAGTCATAATGCCAAAAAATATAATGGTTTTAAAATCACTATAAATAATGAACCATTTTTTGGTGATGAACTAATCTCTTTATATGAAGAAATAGCAAAAAATCCAAATATACAAATTCCAGATAATTTTTCTTTTTTTGAACTTGATGCTAAAAATTTATATATAGATTTTATGGTTAATCAGTTTTCACATCTAAAAGATTTTAAAATTCCTTTTATTGTTGATTGTGGAAATGGTGTTGCAAACACTGTTTTATGTGACATTTTAGATAAATTAAATCTAAATTATAAAGGAATTCATCTAAATCCAGATGGAGAGTTTCCAAATCATCATCCAGACCCAACAAATGAAAAAAATCTAGAAGATTTAAAAGCTCTATTAATTGATGATTACAATTTAGGTTTTGCCTATGATGGTGATGCAGATAGAATTGCAGTTTTAACTCAAAAATATAATATAAAAGGCGATATGTTAGCCCTACTTTTTTCAAAAACTATGAAAAATCCAGTAATCATTGGAGAAGTTACATATTCACAAAATATTTTTGAAGAGTTAAATCATGAAGCAAAAACAATTATGAATAAAACTGGTTATTCAAATTTAAGACTAAAACTAAAAGAATTAAATGCTGATTTAGCAGCTGAAGTTTCAGGACATATATTCTTCAATGATAGATATTATGGGTATGATGATGCAATTTATGCAACATTTAGAGTAATAGAACTTTTGTATGAAGGAATAAATCTAGATATTGAACTAGATAAACTTCCAAAAGTTTATACAAGTTCAAATATAGAAATAAATGTAAATGAAAAAGATAAATTTTTAATCATAAAAAAAATTGATGAAAAATTAAAAACTATTCAAAGAGGTTTTCCAATAATCAAAGATATTGTTAAAATAGACGGCCTTAGAATAAACTTTGAGTATGGTTTTGCTTTGATTCGTGCTTCAAACACAAATTCTGTAATAGTTACAAAATATGAAGCTACAAGCTACGCAACAGCTATTAGTTATAAAGTTGCTGTTGAAAATATTTTAAACGAGGTAATAAATGAAATTAATAGCTCTACAAATTAA